AGGAGGCACAGGCCGCAGCCGATCAGGTGGCCTGGTACGAGGCGGTACTCGACGCCCTACCGATCCCCGTCTCGGTTACCGATGAAGACGCCAAGTGGGTCTTCGTCAACCACGCGGCCGAGAACCTGTTCGGTGTCAGCCGCTCGGAGGCCCTCGGACGTCGCTGCAGTTCCTGGGGCGCAGAGCTGTGCAATACCCGTGACTGCTGCCTTGCCCAAGGCGGCTCTGATCGCGCCGGCCGCGTGTTCGAGCACCAGGGCCGGAAGCTCCAGGCTCAGGCGTCGTGTCTACAGGACGCAGACGGCGTGACCCTCGGGCATCTTGAGGTCCTCCACGACGTCACTTCCCTGGTTGCCCCTGGCGATTACCTCTCCGACGCCATCAAGGTAGTGGGCGCCAGTCTGCAGCAGCTCGCGCAGGGCGAGCTATCCTTCGACACCGTCCTGCCGGCACCAGATGAGAACAGCGAGCAGGCCGCGGCGGAGGTCCAGGTCCTCGTCGACGGCCTCGAAGCCACCAGGGGAGCCCTGGAGGCCACGGTTCGGGAGCTGGGCAAGCTGGCCCAGGCCGCTGCAGAGGGCGACCTCGGAGTGCGCGCGGACGCCTCCTCCCAGTCCGGCGCGCACCCGGCTCTCCTCGAACCAGCAAACGCGCTCATGACCAGCCTGTGCAAACCCTTGCGGTGGCTGGTGGAGAACCTGGGGATGGTTGCCCTTGGCCAGACCCCGCCACGAGCAGACGACGAAGCACACGGCGAAGTGCTGCAACTGCGCGACATTATGAACCGGTGCGTGGACGCCATGGAGGGCCTGCATGTGATCCACCAGGCCCTGCAGCGCATGTCCCAGAATGACTACACCAAGGACGCCGAAGGCGACTTCGAGGGTATCTACGGATCGCTGTGCGAGGAGGCGAACCTCGTGCAGCAGAGGATCCGTGTGGTCATCGCGGTCGCGCAACACGTCGCGGCCGGCGACGGGTCCGACGTCGAGACCCTCCGCGCTGTTGGCGATGGCAAGGGACGTCGCTGTGAGAACGACCACTTGATACCGGCCTTTGTCCACATGATCGAGCAGATCGGTGTACTCGTGGAAGGCACGATGGACCTCGCCGATCAGGCTGTTGCGGGGAACCTGGAGTACCGCGCCGACGCCACGAAGAGCGCCGGAGACTACGCCCGCGTGGTTGAGGGC
This genomic stretch from Armatimonadia bacterium harbors:
- a CDS encoding methyl-accepting chemotaxis protein, translating into MAVARAARKTTSRTDPAPTLETDIPEGMLPQKAAKSGSAGLQQLLGRVDALLGAQRAGEGDLELDCEGLSGPSQQLALQINELLTCDRDQTQEAQAAADQVAWYEAVLDALPIPVSVTDEDAKWVFVNHAAENLFGVSRSEALGRRCSSWGAELCNTRDCCLAQGGSDRAGRVFEHQGRKLQAQASCLQDADGVTLGHLEVLHDVTSLVAPGDYLSDAIKVVGASLQQLAQGELSFDTVLPAPDENSEQAAAEVQVLVDGLEATRGALEATVRELGKLAQAAAEGDLGVRADASSQSGAHPALLEPANALMTSLCKPLRWLVENLGMVALGQTPPRADDEAHGEVLQLRDIMNRCVDAMEGLHVIHQALQRMSQNDYTKDAEGDFEGIYGSLCEEANLVQQRIRVVIAVAQHVAAGDGSDVETLRAVGDGKGRRCENDHLIPAFVHMIEQIGVLVEGTMDLADQAVAGNLEYRADATKSAGDYARVVEGVNATVDAVVTFLRDEEDVLSRVAGRDLTARITNEYPGDYNRIQVALNTAVDHLDEALSQVNVASEQVASASGQISSGSQSVAQGASEQASALEEISSSLQEMASMTKQNSANAQEARGMSDAARGSAEKGVDSMQRLSEAVDLIKSSSDETAKIVKTIDEIAFQTNLLALNAAVEAARAGDAGKGFAVVAEEVR